The DNA region ATATTCTTCCACAAAACAATGTCACAGCAAAGTAAGCCAGATACATAACACCTCATAGCTACACTCCAAGAACAGTTGGCACACTTTGAGATACAGGCATCACTCTCCCCTCAGGATACTTGAAGACCTCTTAATTGACCGAGAGGCCTACTTGGTTCCTTGTACAGGGTAGACAAAGGTGCCATGATCGTCAGCCATTCTCCCCCGCCCAATATTTTGTCCAGTCGGGCAGGGCTGACCCACCGTGAGATAGCGCTTCTGGGCAATCCCGATCCGGGGATGGGCCCTCCATCCCGTGTAAAAATAGTGACGTACCGCTgtccaaccccttctccccccagCTTTGATCTCCCAGTGGTTCGCCAATCGTTCGACAGATTTGGGTTGTCAACAACACTCAGTCCTCGTCCCACGGTACCGAAGATGTTCCTCCAGACATGACTCTTCTGGTGACAAACGGCAATTATTTTTTCTGACACCCCGTTATCCTTGCTTTTTTCCGGAGGCGCTGTTGATGGCTCTAGTCTCTCTACGCCGTACCAACTGCCGGCAAGGCTCGGGGGCTACGTCTAATGCAACTTCATCTCATtcagccagccagcttccTTTGACTCGGCCGATGTCCATTCTCTACAACTTGCTGATGAATGCAAGTGCTCCAAGACATACATTTATACACCTGAAGTGGCGTCGATAATCATGGCTTTCGGCCATTTCCGGGGAAATATAGCTGGCAAGCCCCGAGGTATTCCCAAGTTGTTATGGTGTTGCCTTGAAACTTCATTATCACCGACCAACCTCGCAGGGCGCTTCCGTCCGACTCGAATAGCACGCCTCTACGCAGCCTCCCGTCAAGCTGAGCGGAAACATGCAGCTCACGCTCAGTCCTTGCAATCACGCGCAATCAAACCCGGTGGCGTCCCAGGAACCACGTGTAGAACGACGGGAACACTGAAACAAGCAGGTCTGGAAGAGCAACCCGCAGCAATACGCAGGAACACAGTGTCTGAGGGCAAAAGGTACGAACTGCAAGCCAGGGTGGCGTGCCCGAGCCTAAGCTTGAGGTACTTTCTattcttcatcatcgtcctccaTCAGGGCAGCGagctctgcttcctcttcggcaCTCAGCAGGCCCTCGGGTTTAGTTTCCTCCCTTTTTTCCTCCGCGACAGGCTTCTTCTGTTCTTCAACCAAAGTGTCCAGACCTGCCTTTGCCAAGGGCCACACCCGAACAGTGCCGTCGATACCAACACTGCAAAGTCTCTCAGCCGACCCCTTGGCATTCTTCAAGAGCACCAGCTCAGTAACCTCATCATAGTGCCCCAGCAGAGAGCAGTACAGCTTCCCCGAAGCCCGATCCCAGAACTTGATGTCCTCGTCCCTCCCAGCCGTGATCACCCATTGGTCCGTGACAGCCACAGCGCGAACATGATCCCCATGCTGAAAACTGTCCTCGCAGCTGAAGTTCTTTATCCTCGACAGGCACTTGGCCGTCCCGTCTCCGCTCGACGTCCACAAGTCGACCTCGTCCCCGTCGTGGTCGAGTACGAGTTTGTAGACGGTTGTCTCGTGCTCCAAAATTGTCCGCCTTTCCGTGCCGGGCGCATTGGGCAGCTCCTCGACCACCTGCTCCCAGCCGTCGGTCCGAATCTTCCACCGTCGAATATGCGGGTCACTGCTCGCACTGATGAGGGAGATTTCGGATTCGGTTGAGGCTGCGTGGTCGACGGCTAGGTCTTGGATGCTGAGCATGTTGACGACATCGTCTTTGAGGGTGTGGAGGCGGGCTCCGGAGGTGATGTCCCAGACGATGATCTTTTTGTCGGCGCCGCCGCTGATGAGGATGTCTTTGCCTCGGAGCCTAGCGCAGACGACTGCTTTAACAAAATCTGCGTGGCCGATGTACTTTTTCCCTGGTGTCTTGGTGTCCAAGTCCCAAGACCAGACTGACTTGTCCCATGCACCAGCAAAGAGTGTCCCGTTGTTTGGGCCTCCGACGGTGACACAGCTgactggtgttgttgggccGCGATAGACTGTTTTGGTGCTTTCAGGATCCTGTTCACTATCAGCACATGCTGTGGGTTGCTAAGGAATCCAATCACTTGCCTCAAAgtccaccctcctcacagcTCCTGCAGACTCGGCAACCAAGACAGCAGAAGACGGGGATCTGGGGTCCAGCACAGCTGCGAGGATCTTGGACTTCAAGACGATGGGGTTGCCGTATTTGTTGCCAGACTTGGCCGcccttctttgccttgtGGCCTGCTCTGCACTTTGTTGGTGTATAGGTTAGCTCGTGGTCCAAACACTCACGAATAGGGGCCCCTGTCAGTTTGGATAACTCACTCTGTCTCGAAAAAGTGACCTGGGTCTGAGGACTGCATCTTGACTGCGGAGTTATCGATTTTGAACTGGGAAAAAGGAGACaaaggaagagaaaaacagCCCCTGACTTATAGATCTGGAAATACAGCTGCTTGGCCACCCGAAAGATGTATATTCTGCTGCCTTCAGTTCATGATAGTGTAAACTGTGGTCACCAGTGGATCAGTGCATGCCCGACAGAAGGGGATGGAAATGCCAGGCGGTGACAGCTGACAGTGCTTGATGCGTGGTGTAGTGTAAGTGGGACACGGGCCAATTGAGGCGGGGCACGACAGCAGCGAAACGCGACCGCTAAATTGAAACGCGGTGAGACGCGTCTCCTTTTCAGCGGGTGTTTCTCCTGGGGCGCAACTTTCACCGCCCAGCTGCTCAAACATCCCCGTCAGTTGGATATCCACAGGGGACTgctacgacgacgacaagtaCACCTCTGCTGAGTTACTGGTTCATCTATGGGATAATAGAACGGATCGACTCAGAGTAAACACCACAATGGCGTCGTCGGTCATCGCATCCCGACCAAGGGCTCGCCCAGCCCACACCTCGGGCACCACGAAATGTGCCTACACTCCAGACGGAACAAAGCTGGTCACTGTCGGCTCCAACAATACCATTCGTGTGTACAAGACCGGCTCAGACGGCGAGCCTGACAATGTGGACGACTGCCAGGAACAAAATGTTGCGGTATCAACAAGCAACAAGTTCTTCGTTGCCGGCTCGGAAGATGGCACTCTCGCTTACTACTCGCTCGAGACCAACATGTTTGACCGCCTCCTGACGCGGACAAGTCTCCCAGTTCGCGATGTTGCCCTCTCTCCAGACGACAAGTGGTGCGCTGTTGCTAGTGACGAGCTTACGGTCAAGCTGGTCAACATGGAGGATACCACGAACCTGCTTACGCTGAAGGAGCATGGAGAGCAGACGAAGCATATCTCGTTCGACCCCAAGGGCACTATGCTTGCGGTCTCATGTACCAATGGGATCATCTACATTTACTCTTTGACGGCGGATCATCCCGAGCTTATTCGAAAGGTGGACGGTGTCATTGGCAGGGTGCAGACCGACTCCGAGGCCTCGACCAAGGTGGTCTGGCACCCCGATGGCCGTGCTTTTGCGGTGCCCACGCCTACGAGGGATATTCAGGTTGTGTCCAAGAATGACTGGGAGAAGCAAAGGGTGTTTTCCAACGGGCATGAGGGGGATGTCACAGCTCTTGCTTGGTCTCCCAACGGAGCGTTGCTTGCCTCAGCCGGCAAGGACAGGAAGCTCTTGATTTGGTCCACCAAGGACCAGAGCGTGATCGCCAGATATGAGTACCCCAACGTCGTCGACATCGCTTGGCACCCAACCAAAAACCTGGCCTCCTTCACTACCTCTAATGGAGAAGTGTTCATCAGCCCAGAGTTCGTCTCGGAGCAGTTTGCTTCCATGCTCAAGCTCCCCCGGCAACCAGCCCCTTTTATCCACGACCCCCTTGAAGGAATCTCCAATGGCCTCGacaaacaaccccttcctAGCCGTCCCCGAGCTGGTACGCCAGATAGCTTCGACGacctccttgatgatgacgtAGTAGAGGAGGATGACTTTGTtgtggacgacgacggtgcGGGCTATGCGCTCAACACCGGCCGAAAGCGTCCCGCAGACGACACCACCGACGGccaacccccttccaaaCGAGCCAACTATgccctccaactccaacaccacccccctttccaacctGGCTCCACCCCCTGGCGCGGCAACAGAAAGTACCTCTGCCTCAACCTAATAGGCTTCATCTGGACCGTCGACCAAGACAGCCACCACACTGTCACGGTCGAATTCTACGACCACGAATTCCACCGCGACTTCCACTTCACCGACACGTTCCTCTACGACCAAGCCTgcctcaccaacaccggctCCTTGTTCTCCTGCCCACCAAAAGACGACGCCCCAGCTGTGGTCTTTTACCGTCCCCACGAGACCTGGACGCAGAGAAATGACTGGCGGATTTCCCTGCCGAAGGGTGAAGCCGTGTTGGCCATGGCCCTAGGCGAGAATTTTATTActgtcaccaccacggcGAATTACGTTCGGGTGTACACCCTCTTTGGGATTCCCTACCGAGTCTACCGCCCCAAGTCCAGCCCCGTGGTCACCTGCGCGGGATGGAACGACTACATCATGACGATTGGCAACGGCCCAGTAGGCGCGGACGGGATGTCCAGGCTCTTGTACTCCATCTACAACATCAAGCGGGATGAAATCTGCCAAAACGAAGACATTGTCGCCTTGCCGGACGGTGCCTCGTTGAAATCAGTCTTTTTTTCCGATGTTGGCGTAAGGCCCTccgccccccctttttttttattttttttcccaccacccagcccTTCTAACTCTGCGTAATAGGACCCATGTATATACGACACAACAGGAACCCTCctaaccctcctccactggcgcctcccctcccgcgCCTACTGGGTTCCCCTCTTGTcaacctctctcctcccacgTCTCGCCTCGGGCCGAAAAAAGGAATCTTACTTCCCCATCGCGGTGGCGGACAATAAATTCCATTGCATCATCCTAAAAGGAGGGGATCAGTACCCTTACTTTCCCCGGCCTTTACTCTCCGAATTCGAGTTTTCCATCCCGCTTTCTGGACCGCCCAAACCTAAAAATTCAAAACCCaccaacgacgacgatgaaaTGATGCTCGATCAATCCTCAGACTCGGATGGAGAGGACGACGCGACCGGGGAGAGTGATAAATTGATCCAAGGGTTCATGCTGAAGAGTATCCAAGCCTCCCAGCTCGACGACCTGCTAGACGCCACGCAATCAACCGCCTCGCAACGCGCGCTGCGGTCTAGGCTTTCGTTGGAGATTGATAAAACGTTACTGCAGCTCCTGGCGGTGGAGTgcagggaggggggtgaggagaggGGTATGCGCGCGCTGGAGGTTGTCAAGCTCATGAGGGACACGTCTGGGAAGATGATTGAGGCGGCGGGCAAGATTGCCGAGAGGTATGGACGGACTGTCCTGGGGGAGAAGATCAGGGAGTATggcgaggagagggtggggaaACAAATCAGGAGTAGGAGTGATGGGCGGATGTCGACGCATAATCACAGAGGGTTTGGGAGTGGGGATGAGAGTGACTTTTGAAAGTGAcggaaaaaagaagagaagaaggatgggaaCATGAGTAACGATGGATATTGAATTGCATTGGGTATCTAGTTATCTGTTGTTCGAGTAGAAGCATGGTATAAAAGATTCTGTTTGTGTTCATCAAGGGCCCGTCTCGGTATTTGGCTAGTCAGAAATCCGTGTTGATAGTTCGTagagggaggagttgctCTAGCCTGGCTCTTGAAGACTTATTTATATAGACAGTTGATTTCCAATCAAGCCTGTCTTGAACTCTATCAACTCAAAACAAAGTAGACACTTGCAACTTCACAACAGGAAGAATCACCAAGAGAAAATCACATAACACAGCAACGGCACAAAACAAAAATGGCTTGACCTGGCTCGATTATTCGCGCGAACCGCTCTACTGGTGGGTATATCATTTTCCATTGCCCTATATCCCCGATATCCCCGCGCCGTGCCTGTTACCGGCGAATGCAGATGGGCAGCCCTGAaacgacaacaccatgcGGGAAAACCGACGCGAACCCGAGCTCAGACCCTATTTGTCCTTTTTTGTCCTCACACGCAAGCGTGACGCTTACTTGTGGTGGATCTTGCGCTGGTAGAAAGCGagctcctcaccctcgaggATGTAGCCATCGGCACGGCCGGACTGGCCGGGGCGGGAGGCGATGACGGCGTAGAGACGACCGGCCTCGAACTGCTTCTCGAGAGCGGGGTCGACCTTGCCACCGGCGGCGAAGCGGGCagcctgcttcttctcaacAGACTTGgacttcttcacctcctcaacggTTTGACCCTGCTTCTGCTGGCGTCTACGGCCGAGGGGCTGGCCATAGTGGGCCTCGTACCACTGACGGAAAGGAGCGGCATCGATCTGGACGACGGCGGACTTGGTCAGGGTGTTGGTGCGGACAAGCTCGTTGTTGGAAGGGTGGTCTAGCAGAGGTCAGTGTCTGAAACTCAAGGTCTTCAGATTTTGGGAAGAACATACAGGCGACAACGATGACACGGGTCTTGCGGGTGGTACCCTCGGAAGCCCAGGCAAAGTTACCAGAGTCGAGACGAAGAGCGCGGTACTTGTGGTTACCACCGCGGGTGCGAACGGTGTGGATGCGCTTGGCACCGATACGGGTGTTGGCGGGCTGGCGACCAAGCTCGAaggctctcttcttccctgtTCGCTACTGTCAGAAATTGCTTTCATTCCTAGTGTGCGATGACAGGCTCAGAACGCGATGGGTTGCTAGTTCCTGTGACGGCCCACGACACAGTCACCTCTCCGCTCCTCACGAGAAGCAAGACAAGCACCCAGTGTGTGAACCACCACAGGAACCTCCATGCGGACCTTCGAGTGCCCCCAGGTGTCGAGGGGCAAATGTATTATGATTAGGAAACGGGAGGAAGTTAGGACATACGGTAGAAACTGCAGCACGAGATAAGTTAGCAACCGCCATCTTGGATTCCATCGACACCAGCCAGGAGGACAAAAGGAAGGGGATTGAACATACGCCCGCTTGGCACCGGTGTGGGAGCGCTTATGCCGAGAGTCACGAGAGATACCCATCTTGCCGGTTTCTGTTGTGAGGTCGGGTTAGCAAAATTGTTCGTGATGCCGGTCGATGGTGGATATTTCGCGGCGGGAGTCGAAGGTTGAGCAGGGCTGCAAATTCTCGGAAGATTGAATCTTTTCGAATCTGCAGATATCGGCTCTCGCTTCTAATTCCGTCGGGCTGGTCGAGGGCAATGGGTATCGTGGTGGTTACTTACGTCGTTGGTCGTTGACTACTGAACGGTTGTGGAAAGGTCGGGGCAAGGCGCGATATGTTTTTGCAAACTGTGGGCGAAAAAAATCGGCGACATTGTAGGGCCGGGTCCGTGCTGTGGAGCCCTAATAGAGAAAGCACGGGCCAACCGAAGAATtggtggggaagaaggccCGCTTTGTCGCTGGCCCTGCCAAGCCTTACAGTCCAATTGCGCCAAGATGCCTGTCAAATTTGGGTAAACAACCAtgtggagggttgggtttggcaATGATGGCTCCCAGGAGGCCCCTTCAAGCAGAAAGCCTCGCGGAGTCTGTCATCTGTGATCGAGCCTGAGTTGATGTCACCAATCTGCAGTCACTAATTACGATAAGGAAACACTTGTCCCATGCCATACGGTAGTGACAGTCCTTTCGCTCTCCACAACGAAGCACAGAGGGGGCATTGAAAGCTTGTACATCACTGCCATCAATCGAAGTTGGAGCCTACGACCAGAGATAGATTTCGGTCATAGTAAAAGGTAACATTGAAGCAATGCTTCAATCTGAATTGTAAGCTCTGGCAAGTCTCTCAACTCCAGTCTCTGAGCTACACATCTATGTAAGTGTATGCATATGTTAAAAAAAGTTCGTAAGTATGTACGGTGAAAGTTAGTTCAATGAAATCAATCCAATCTTCATCAGATGTGTCCCAGGCAGCAAAAAGGCCCAAAAATCAGGGAGGAGACAAATAGTCTCTCCAAAGAAATAAATCATACGCAAAACAAGGGGGTATCCGCGACGTCTTTCTCCTCgacgtctttttctttcctcatACAAATCATTCCAACCTGAAAATCCCCTAATCTCATGACGTAGCAGCCGCAACGTTCCTAGTTTATTGTGGCTCTTTCTCCTGTGTCACCTCCTGATCTGGTTTCGGGACCTCTTGATCGTTAACCTGGGGTTGCTTTTCCTGCTGATTCTTGTCCTCCGCCCCTATTGGTGCTTGGGGCTGATTTGGCTGAGCCGGCAACACGACCGGGCTCTGGGTTGGCTGCTGTCCCTCTTGTTGCTGCACTGGCGAAGGCGACTTTGGATTCTGACCACGTCTAGACATACCCCTCTGGACTGTAACCTGCTTCACAGTGCCAGGGGCAAATCTTTGCGCTCCCAGACCAGGTTGCAAAACAAGCGGTACGGCACCACCCTTCTCCccgcttcctctcctcacGCTCGGCTGCCTCCTTGTCCCTGCCGTTGCGGTCGCCAAAACCACAGGTATGTCGTCCATGGGGTGGGATCCCAATGCTGAGACGGGGCTCACTGGTAGTGCGTTATAAGCGGACACCGGCGAGTCCATGGTGTCATTGGCGCTGGGCATGTAAGTTGCGCTGGTTTGGGGAACGAAGGGCTTGTACTGCCTGGGCTGATACTGTGGCTGGTTCGGATAGGCAGCAGACTCCGGTCGGTACGGCTGGAGAGGCTGGGGCGCTGGAGGGATACCGTCAAAAGAGAACCGTGGAGAAGCGGCTGGTGTCGACATGGGGCTCGGAGCTGGGTAGTAGTTTGGCGATTTCTCAGGCGGGGGGTAGTTATGATGAGCCGACTTTTGCGTATCGGGGATGGTGGCTAGAGCGGCGATGGTGGTACCAGAGAGAGGAGAAAACTGAGCCGGGGTTGCTTGTTGCAGATAGGGCGTTGTCGTAGCAGAAGAAAGCTTGAGTGGCGGCGGGATGGCGGATGCTGCAGACGATGAAGAAATCGAGGTAAAAGAAGGTGTTTCGGACTGGCTTTGGTGTTGGCGCGGAGGGTCTGAGAAGGGCGACACGACCGGGACAGGCTGTGGTGGCAGTTGTTGCTGGTAATCCgatggttgctgttgctgataAGCTgatggttgctgctgttggtagGCGGATGGTTGCTGCTGATCGTATTGCGATGGCTGGTAAGAAGATTGCTGATATGTAGTAGCTTGGGAGTGTGCGTATGTGGAGTGTTGTGGCGGTGGAGCCGATTGCTGGTAAGTTTGCGGTTGAGATGGCGGTTGCGCAGATGGCTGCTGATAcatggggggttgaggaggccCATCCGGAATCTGCGTCTGGCCTTCCTGCTCTCTCTTCCGGCGACGGAAAAAAATGAATGCAAACGCAATGAGCGCGATAGCTCCGATAGCACCAATGACACCTCCCGCGATAGCACCGGCGTTGGACGAAGAACTCTCGGCCGGGACCACAGCGGCAGCATCGGACGAAGTGGCTGCGGGGGCGGTATCGACACTGGATGAGGCTGTCTCGAGTGATCTATCCGTAGCTGACGTTTCCGTCTCCGTCTCCGATGACGAGCTCGACCCTGACGACTGCGAtgaactgctgctgctcctgacAGCAGTGGTTGTGCGCCGAGTTGAAGTGCGGGTTGGAGTGATGGTAGACATGGTTCTCGTCTTCTGGCCCACATGAGTCGTATCAGCTTCCTCGATGCTTCTCTGCCTGAAGATACTGCAGTAATAGTCGACTGCTCCAAGCTCATAGCTGATGGTGTTGCACAGTTGCTTTCCGAACGCCGAACTACGAGACAGTCAGTACAACCGATCCAACACATCATCTCACGTAATGCTACATGCCACTTGAGGATTTGAGGATCCGCCTGGCAATCCTCATCACAGTCCTTGAGGTCCTTCCTGTCCAGACAGGCTGTGTGGAAGTTGCAGCCTCCATTGCCGCAGCAGCCTACTCCAGCCGGAGATCTGCCTGAAGCCGTGATGAAGATACATTGCTGTTCGTCCGGGCAGGTCAATGGGTCACCTAGAAATAGTTAGCACCATCTTCATACACGGTGATCCAGAGCTATACACACGTTTGTTGCCGTCGAGATAGCCGCAAGTGTTATCGGGAGCGGCGATGTAGTTTGAAGGCCTGCCATTCTGACGTCGCAGCAGCGCGTTCACAGCCGGAGCTTCTGTTGGTTTCGGCGTCCACCCAAGACTGTCTTCCACGGCAATGACACCGGTTGGCTGGGGACCTGGAAAGGCCAGTCCCTCGACCGAAATGCCAAAGAAGGCGAGCTGACAAAAAGTAGAtatcctcatcttcatctttcGCTTGCTGGCTTGCGTCACCTGAATCACAAGCGACGGTGACAGTGACGgttgggaagaagagaaagcatAAGTCAGAGCGGGTTTGGCATTACGGTGCCGGCCAGCAGGCACAAGAAAAGACGCACTCCTTTCCGGGTCAGAGGTGATCGGCAGACATGTGCCATGGGTAGGAGATGTTTAAAAAGAGGACTCCGTGTGGGAAGCGGGAGGGAGACTGGGGTGTGAGACATTGGCGGGCAAGGATGgggaaccaccaccagcagatGACAGCGCACACGGGACACAGGATTGACGAAAGATGGCTCCCAGCAACCTGGGAGGACTTGTTTATTGCATGTACCTACGGGGTGTTTGTGCTACGGCCGGCCATTCCATTGTAATGCGGTGTGGGAAACGTTGGAGCAAACAAGTTGTTTTTATGAAGCTCTGAAGATGCGGGCCATGTCGATCTCAGGGGTTGATGAAGTGAAGAAAAGCTGTGCCTGGCGCCATGCATccaagaaacagaaacatGCAGAGACCCTTCCTTTAATTTCACTGCCCCCAGAAATATCCCTGCAGCGATTCCCGGCTCTTGGAAAGACGCTAGGCCCAGTGAGGAATGAGGAACGGCGGGGGCCCTGCCAAGCTCCGCACTGCACGCCAGATCGAACGGCCCCACCATCGGTGCCGAGCAGACGTCCTCCGTTGCCTGATTCTCTGATTTTGATAGTATCGATATCAATTTATCAAAAGGTCCACATCTTCAAACCATGACAGACCTGCTGCGAGTCCTGCCAGAATTCCCAGTCAAACAGTTTGGCGGCCTCATCTCAGCTCTCGAGTCACGCGGgtacaccaccgccgacctCCTGACCCTAGATCCTGCTGAAATAGAAACCAGAACCAAGCTGCCAAATGTGAAGCGATTATGTGATGCCATCTTGAACGCCCTACACACCGATCTTGGTGTTGCagacccaccaccaccaccaccattacaacaacaacaacaacaacaacatgacGATGTACAGTCCAACActgaaccaccaccacatcatcaccatgaaACCAGTCACCTAAAGCACACGGCTgacaccctctcctcccaatGGATCACAATCAGCACCCTCGACCCCCACCTGGACCTCGCCCTCGGGGGCGGCATTCCCACCGGCCACATCACCGAAATCACGGGTGAATCCGCCGCCGGCAAAACCCaattcctcctcaccctcctccttgccgtgcaactcccccctccccacggCCTCTCCCGGCCAGCTCTCTACATCAGCACCGAAgcccccctctcaacccgCCGCCTCTCCCAAATGATCACCGAAAACCCATTTttctccaccctcccacGGTCTGGCCGCCCAACCCTCGACAAAATaatcagcaccaccacccccgacctcGAATCCCAAGACCACATCCTCACCTACCAAGCCCCGGTGGAAATCGCCCGCCGCAACGTCGGCCTCTTGATCATCGACTCAGTAGCAGCCAACTACCgcgccgaattcgagcgccccaccgccaactccaacctctcctccaacatgGGCGCGAGGACCAACGAGCTCATCAAGTTGGGAATGCACCTCAAGGATTTAGCAGAAAAGTACAACCtcgcggtggtggtctccAACCAAGTAGCCGATCGTTTCTCAGGCACCGCCGGGCTCAAGACACCTGCTCCTGTCCCCTCCAAGacaccagcatcatcactcaAGGCACCTTTCCCACATGGGTTGGGGAAACAATCACAGGAGTCACCGTTGGCATCAAGATCCCGACCGGCGGAGGCAATACCaatcccaccgccaccgccaccgccacagCCGCAGTTAAACCCCGAGTATCCCGATCCAGAAGTTGAGATTAATGCTCATCCTGCGTTATCGCTGGATCACCAGCAAAAGTGGTTTACCGGCTGGGGTGACAACCCATCGCTGGACTACCCGTTGAAGACGCCGAGTTTGGGGCTTGTCTGGTCGACGCAGATATCCGGGAGGATAGCGCTGTTCAGGAGGCCGGTTAATTATGGGTATGGGGATCATGTTGGGACtgtggaggggatgggggcgatgaaggggtggaggaggtggatgaaggttgtttggggggttaATGCGCCGGCTTCTGATGTcagtgggaggggtggcaagaagaagggaggggggccggtggagtttgaggtttggaaagggggtgtGAGGGTTGTTGATGCGGGGAGGATTAACAAAGGGAATATTGCATAATACTGCCAAAGGGCTTTGGGAAAGAGTATGGATAAATTTTATTTGGATGGCACGTTGTGGACAAAAAGACTGGCACTATAAAACACTGAAACAGGGCTCAAAAGTAATCAATAGGCCTCTTGATTATCCTTTCAGACCTCTTGACCATCTTTTAAAAGCCTATTCTTCTTTTAAAAAGCATAGGTTAAGAATAACTACACATTGTACCGACTTGCAATATCAGTTATTTTTTACCCACCACGTGGATGGATACATATTGCCAGGCTAAGGTTGGGAAAGAAGACATCACTGCCAGGCCAAATTTTGAGAAGAGTAATCAGAGATAATTCCTCTTGATATATTTTTTTATTCTTAATATTCGATGAT from Podospora pseudocomata strain CBS 415.72m chromosome 3, whole genome shotgun sequence includes:
- a CDS encoding hypothetical protein (EggNog:ENOG503Q44D; COG:S): MQSSDPGHFFETDAEQATRQRRAAKSGNKYGNPIVLKSKILAAVLDPRSPSSAVLVAESAGADPESTKTVYRGPTTPVSCVTVGGPNNGTLFAGAWDKSVWSWDLDTKTPGKKYIGHADFVKAVVCARLRGKDILISGGADKKIIVWDITSGARLHTLKDDVVNMLSIQDLAVDHAASTESEISLISASSDPHIRRWKIRTDGWEQVVEELPNAPGTERRTILEHETTVYKLVLDHDGDEVDLWTSSGDGTAKCLSRIKNFSCEDSFQHGDHVRAVAVTDQWVITAGRDEDIKFWDRASGKLYCSLLGHYDEVTELVLLKNAKGSAERLCSVGIDGTVRVWPLAKAGLDTLVEEQKKPVAEEKREETKPEGLLSAEEEAELAALMEDDDEE
- the mcl1 gene encoding DNA polymerase alpha accessory factor Mcl1 (BUSCO:EOG09260S2Z; COG:S; EggNog:ENOG503NW5X), which codes for MASSVIASRPRARPAHTSGTTKCAYTPDGTKLVTVGSNNTIRVYKTGSDGEPDNVDDCQEQNVAVSTSNKFFVAGSEDGTLAYYSLETNMFDRLLTRTSLPVRDVALSPDDKWCAVASDELTVKLVNMEDTTNLLTLKEHGEQTKHISFDPKGTMLAVSCTNGIIYIYSLTADHPELIRKVDGVIGRVQTDSEASTKVVWHPDGRAFAVPTPTRDIQVVSKNDWEKQRVFSNGHEGDVTALAWSPNGALLASAGKDRKLLIWSTKDQSVIARYEYPNVVDIAWHPTKNLASFTTSNGEVFISPEFVSEQFASMLKLPRQPAPFIHDPLEGISNGLDKQPLPSRPRAGTPDSFDDLLDDDVVEEDDFVVDDDGAGYALNTGRKRPADDTTDGQPPSKRANYALQLQHHPPFQPGSTPWRGNRKYLCLNLIGFIWTVDQDSHHTVTVEFYDHEFHRDFHFTDTFLYDQACLTNTGSLFSCPPKDDAPAVVFYRPHETWTQRNDWRISLPKGEAVLAMALGENFITVTTTANYVRVYTLFGIPYRVYRPKSSPVVTCAGWNDYIMTIGNGPVGADGMSRLLYSIYNIKRDEICQNEDIVALPDGASLKSVFFSDVGDPCIYDTTGTLLTLLHWRLPSRAYWVPLLSTSLLPRLASGRKKESYFPIAVADNKFHCIILKGGDQYPYFPRPLLSEFEFSIPLSGPPKPKNSKPTNDDDEMMLDQSSDSDGEDDATGESDKLIQGFMLKSIQASQLDDLLDATQSTASQRALRSRLSLEIDKTLLQLLAVECREGGEERGMRALEVVKLMRDTSGKMIEAAGKIAERYGRTVLGEKIREYGEERVGKQIRSRSDGRMSTHNHRGFGSGDESDF
- the RPS8A gene encoding ribosomal protein S8A (EggNog:ENOG503NWB7; COG:J), which gives rise to MGISRDSRHKRSHTGAKRAFYRKKRAFELGRQPANTRIGAKRIHTVRTRGGNHKYRALRLDSGNFAWASEGTTRKTRVIVVAYHPSNNELVRTNTLTKSAVVQIDAAPFRQWYEAHYGQPLGRRRQQKQGQTVEEVKKSKSVEKKQAARFAAGGKVDPALEKQFEAGRLYAVIASRPGQSGRADGYILEGEELAFYQRKIHHK
- a CDS encoding hypothetical protein (EggNog:ENOG503P9GP); this translates as MKMRISTFCQLAFFGISVEGLAFPGPQPTGVIAVEDSLGWTPKPTEAPAVNALLRRQNGRPSNYIAAPDNTCGYLDGNKRDPLTCPDEQQCIFITASGRSPAGVGCCGNGGCNFHTACLDRKDLKDCDEDCQADPQILKWHVALREMISAFGKQLCNTISYELGAVDYYCSIFRQRSIEEADTTHVGQKTRTMSTITPTRTSTRRTTTAVRSSSSSSQSSGSSSSSETETETSATDRSLETASSSVDTAPAATSSDAAAVVPAESSSSNAGAIAGGVIGAIGAIALIAFAFIFFRRRKREQEGQTQIPDGPPQPPMYQQPSAQPPSQPQTYQQSAPPPQHSTYAHSQATTYQQSSYQPSQYDQQQPSAYQQQQPSAYQQQQPSDYQQQLPPQPVPVVSPFSDPPRQHQSQSETPSFTSISSSSAASAIPPPLKLSSATTTPYLQQATPAQFSPLSGTTIAALATIPDTQKSAHHNYPPPEKSPNYYPAPSPMSTPAASPRFSFDGIPPAPQPLQPYRPESAAYPNQPQYQPRQYKPFVPQTSATYMPSANDTMDSPVSAYNALPVSPVSALGSHPMDDIPVVLATATAGTRRQPSVRRGSGEKGGAVPLVLQPGLGAQRFAPGTVKQVTVQRGMSRRGQNPKSPSPVQQQEGQQPTQSPVVLPAQPNQPQAPIGAEDKNQQEKQPQVNDQEVPKPDQEVTQEKEPQ